The following are from one region of the Advenella mimigardefordensis DPN7 genome:
- a CDS encoding MFS transporter, producing MTEATVSSRQIGSKETETMPQTNVHEQPGRLRRVIVASSLGAVFEAYDLVLYGPLAAIIATQFFSGLDQAYAYIFTLLSAAITYVARPFGGLVFGRLGDLVGRKHTFLLTILIMGISTVIIGLLPNYAAIGIASPILLMTLRIVQGLAFGGEFGGAVTFIAEHAPAGKRGFATSSVAITMACGLVLAILVVLACELLVGKEAFEAWGWRIPFLLSAVLMLISVYIRLRLQESPVFLKMKRTGQGSTQPIKEAFGRWRYLRTSLLVLFGAVAGQAVATATGAYPIYMLMLNLKIDPFLLHYTILGYSVFFVLFMIMAGWISDRIGRKPVMLAGFLGTAIVAYPIFQSITHYAHPGLEASIKESPVIISADPRQCGSYFDPTRFSLSEGSSSCDMARRAVAKLGVPYVNRDAPEDGPANIAVGNDIIVSFNAHSLDEAALAKESSAFNAAVKAALSAHGYLTSAPADKTNVPALIGLLALLNFFVALASAPLAIWMIEMFPTRIRYTALALSYNIGGWFGGFLPTIAYAAFYATGDLYAGVWYIATMLLISFLIGGLFLPETRGRQLESIA from the coding sequence GTGACAGAAGCTACCGTGTCATCCCGGCAGATTGGCTCCAAAGAGACGGAGACTATGCCACAGACCAATGTACATGAGCAGCCTGGTCGTCTGCGACGGGTTATTGTGGCGTCATCACTGGGCGCTGTATTCGAGGCGTACGATCTGGTGCTTTATGGTCCGCTGGCTGCCATTATTGCCACACAGTTCTTTTCGGGACTGGATCAGGCATACGCCTACATCTTCACTTTATTATCTGCAGCGATCACCTATGTGGCGCGGCCTTTCGGCGGACTGGTATTCGGTCGACTTGGCGATCTGGTCGGTCGTAAACATACTTTCCTGCTCACGATTCTTATCATGGGTATTTCAACCGTCATTATTGGATTGCTGCCCAACTATGCTGCCATTGGCATTGCCTCGCCGATTCTGCTTATGACCCTGCGTATTGTTCAGGGGCTGGCATTCGGCGGGGAGTTTGGTGGTGCAGTGACCTTTATCGCCGAACATGCGCCTGCCGGGAAGCGAGGGTTCGCGACCAGCTCTGTCGCGATTACGATGGCATGTGGTCTGGTGCTGGCTATTCTGGTGGTTCTTGCCTGCGAGTTACTGGTGGGCAAAGAGGCCTTTGAGGCATGGGGCTGGCGGATTCCCTTTCTGCTTTCCGCCGTGCTGATGCTGATTTCTGTGTATATTCGGCTGCGGTTACAGGAGTCTCCGGTTTTTCTGAAAATGAAGCGCACCGGGCAAGGTTCAACACAGCCTATTAAGGAGGCGTTTGGACGCTGGCGTTACCTGCGCACGTCACTACTGGTACTGTTCGGCGCTGTGGCGGGCCAGGCCGTTGCGACGGCGACGGGAGCATATCCCATCTATATGCTCATGCTCAATCTAAAAATTGATCCGTTTCTGCTGCACTATACCATTCTGGGATACAGCGTGTTCTTTGTGTTGTTCATGATCATGGCCGGATGGATTTCGGATCGGATAGGACGAAAGCCGGTGATGCTTGCAGGTTTTCTGGGAACGGCTATCGTCGCATATCCTATCTTTCAGAGTATCACGCACTATGCGCATCCGGGTCTTGAGGCGTCTATCAAAGAGAGTCCGGTCATTATTTCTGCAGACCCCAGGCAGTGCGGTTCTTATTTCGATCCGACCAGATTCAGTCTTTCCGAGGGATCGAGTTCTTGCGATATGGCACGACGCGCGGTTGCCAAGCTTGGTGTGCCCTATGTCAATCGCGATGCCCCGGAAGACGGGCCAGCCAATATAGCAGTGGGCAACGATATTATTGTTTCGTTTAATGCTCATTCGCTGGATGAGGCGGCTTTAGCAAAAGAGAGTTCGGCTTTCAATGCGGCTGTTAAGGCCGCGCTGAGTGCTCACGGATATCTTACGAGCGCGCCGGCCGACAAGACGAATGTGCCGGCGCTCATTGGCTTGCTTGCTTTACTGAATTTCTTTGTTGCACTGGCCAGTGCGCCGCTGGCGATCTGGATGATAGAAATGTTTCCGACCCGCATTCGCTATACGGCCCTGGCCTTGTCATACAACATTGGCGGCTGGTTTGGTGGCTTTCTGCCAACCATTGCGTATGCTGCTTTCTATGCCACCGGTGATTTGTATGCCGGCGTCTGGTACATCGCCACCATGCTGTTGATTTCATTCCTTATTGGTGGATTGTTTTTGCCGGAAACACGTGGACGGCAACTGGAGTCTATCGCATGA
- a CDS encoding pyridoxamine 5'-phosphate oxidase family protein gives MTVNTVQNEADESHYHGVALSLVRRLCASRRLVFKACTDPKWLIRWLVPGAGCVQSVIMDARRDGGFELDGTDPDGLPYHVCGTCLDVVRDERIVLTWQYQGAAAGLNGPPTKVTIALRALGEDSCELTLTHTELPHAEAAGHQRMVWQICLERLAWSTDPATAHTDFRMPVGAISEIYGEHHRTLQDQFDSRKLANRLRKVSVGSELTADAREFIQARDMVFLSTVDHRGFPTCSYKGGAVGFVHVVDSRTLVLPSYDGNGMYLSAGNIAANPKVGLLFIDFERPHRLRIHGVASLVRDEHELKHFPGAELLITISIHEVFINCPRYIHHYERVGTSRFVPQEEGETPMALWKTLDLIRDYLPERDKKKLEAQALPSITRKAYLQRLKKGKT, from the coding sequence ATGACGGTGAATACTGTTCAGAATGAAGCGGATGAAAGCCATTATCACGGTGTGGCATTGAGTCTGGTGCGCCGTCTTTGCGCGTCCCGCAGGCTTGTCTTTAAAGCATGTACCGACCCAAAATGGTTGATACGCTGGCTTGTGCCCGGTGCTGGCTGCGTCCAGTCGGTGATCATGGATGCTCGTCGTGATGGTGGATTTGAACTGGATGGAACCGATCCCGATGGTCTGCCGTATCACGTATGTGGTACCTGCCTGGACGTAGTCAGGGATGAACGAATAGTATTGACCTGGCAGTATCAGGGGGCGGCCGCAGGCCTGAACGGTCCGCCTACCAAAGTGACTATTGCTTTGCGCGCACTAGGCGAAGACAGTTGTGAACTCACTCTTACGCATACTGAACTTCCGCATGCAGAAGCTGCGGGTCATCAGCGCATGGTGTGGCAAATCTGCCTGGAACGCCTTGCATGGTCAACCGACCCGGCCACCGCTCATACTGATTTTCGGATGCCCGTGGGTGCCATCTCTGAAATATATGGCGAACATCATCGCACCTTACAGGATCAGTTTGATAGTCGAAAACTTGCAAACAGACTGCGTAAGGTATCGGTAGGAAGTGAATTAACAGCTGATGCTCGCGAGTTCATTCAGGCTCGTGATATGGTCTTTCTGAGTACTGTTGATCATCGCGGGTTTCCCACATGCTCCTATAAAGGCGGTGCGGTTGGCTTTGTGCATGTTGTCGATAGCCGAACACTCGTTTTGCCGAGCTACGACGGCAATGGCATGTATCTGTCTGCAGGTAATATCGCAGCCAATCCGAAAGTCGGCCTGTTATTCATTGACTTCGAAAGGCCACATCGCTTACGGATACATGGCGTTGCCAGCCTTGTACGTGATGAACACGAATTGAAGCATTTCCCTGGGGCAGAACTATTGATCACAATCAGCATCCACGAGGTATTTATCAACTGTCCGAGATATATTCACCATTATGAACGCGTTGGCACCTCGCGTTTCGTGCCGCAGGAAGAGGGTGAGACGCCAATGGCACTATGGAAAACACTGGATTTGATCCGTGACTACTTGCCCGAAAGAGATAAGAAAAAGCTGGAAGCGCAAGCGCTGCCGAGCATTACCCGCAAGGCGTATCTACAGCGGTTGAAGAAAGGGAAAACCTGA
- a CDS encoding LysR family transcriptional regulator, which yields MKFDELQTADFTSLHFFVLAAQAGSLSRGALSAGVSQPTFSRHVLKLESEMQARLFERMGRGVTLTAAGRRLYEAVLPGFEQLLNGRRLAMADVDDAGLRQVTMGLPPSIANMLGPRLLNAVRTTLPSLRMHVVEGFHRSIVDSLHRGQLDFALLYTMIPIVGLHADPLMDEELCLVMHPARARNKKSVNFSQLGEFALSLPSRPHGLRELLEDQAAVHRIRLDVRHEFDTSLTLTKQMPMTDLACTILPFSAVHNEVDAGTLAALPIRKPDLSRRLVIIYANNRSITTGLWQFLQLLRTQCEILVDKGEWKGARMITPGS from the coding sequence ATGAAATTTGATGAACTGCAAACGGCTGACTTCACCTCGCTGCATTTCTTCGTACTTGCTGCGCAAGCGGGGTCGCTTTCCCGGGGAGCGCTCAGTGCAGGCGTCAGTCAACCCACATTCAGCCGTCATGTGTTGAAACTTGAAAGCGAAATGCAGGCACGCCTGTTTGAACGGATGGGGCGTGGTGTGACGCTAACCGCTGCCGGACGACGCCTTTATGAGGCCGTCTTACCCGGCTTCGAACAGTTGCTGAACGGACGTCGACTTGCCATGGCTGACGTCGATGATGCCGGTCTGCGCCAGGTCACCATGGGCCTGCCGCCTTCGATTGCGAACATGCTGGGTCCGCGCCTGTTAAACGCGGTGCGAACGACGTTACCATCGCTACGGATGCACGTGGTTGAGGGCTTTCATCGATCCATTGTGGATTCCCTGCATCGCGGACAGCTTGATTTCGCCCTGCTTTACACGATGATACCGATAGTCGGATTACACGCCGATCCGCTGATGGACGAAGAACTTTGTCTGGTAATGCACCCAGCTCGGGCACGCAATAAGAAATCAGTCAATTTCTCACAATTGGGTGAGTTTGCACTCTCCCTTCCCAGCCGTCCGCATGGCCTGCGTGAATTGCTGGAAGACCAGGCAGCTGTGCATCGGATACGCCTGGACGTAAGACATGAATTTGACACATCTCTGACCCTGACCAAACAGATGCCGATGACGGATCTGGCTTGTACCATCCTGCCCTTCTCCGCGGTGCACAATGAAGTCGATGCCGGTACGCTGGCAGCGCTCCCGATCCGCAAACCGGATCTGTCCCGCCGTTTGGTCATCATCTATGCAAATAACCGATCAATCACAACCGGCTTGTGGCAATTTCTGCAATTGCTGCGGACGCAGTGCGAGATATTGGTGGATAAGGGCGAATGGAAAGGCGCACGCATGATCACGCCGGGGTCTTAG
- a CDS encoding Bug family tripartite tricarboxylate transporter substrate binding protein encodes MTFIRTLFMLGALVLFSQPALSQKYPDKPLRLIVPFSAGGVTDLVARIYASELGKSLGQTVVVENKTGAAGAVAMDAVKQAAADGYTLMLATIGTQAINPALIPTLRYSPNDLDYVTMLTTVPQLLVVNASSPIHSVAELVDHAKKNPGTLSYGSSGIGSAPHLAVEIFSSRAGFQAVHVPYRGSSQSITDLIAGRLDFMIDPVTTTLPYVQAGKLRALAVSTPERLAVLPDLPTIAESGYPDYDVGVWNTIAVRKGTPRAVIERLASDSARILSSEQIRKRLQDVGAVPFAASPEESQAFVAREQSKYKQIVRDANLKAE; translated from the coding sequence ATGACTTTCATACGGACGCTCTTTATGCTTGGCGCATTGGTCCTGTTTAGCCAGCCCGCGCTTTCTCAGAAATACCCGGACAAACCTTTGCGGTTGATCGTTCCTTTTTCCGCAGGGGGCGTTACCGACCTCGTGGCACGGATCTACGCGAGCGAGCTGGGCAAATCGCTTGGGCAGACAGTCGTTGTTGAAAACAAGACAGGCGCAGCCGGTGCAGTGGCAATGGACGCGGTAAAGCAGGCTGCAGCGGATGGCTATACGCTGATGCTGGCAACCATAGGCACCCAGGCCATCAACCCGGCGCTGATCCCCACGTTACGCTATTCGCCTAACGACTTGGACTATGTGACGATGCTGACCACGGTGCCGCAGTTGCTGGTGGTAAATGCAAGCTCGCCTATACATAGCGTTGCCGAACTCGTAGACCATGCAAAAAAGAATCCGGGCACACTGAGTTATGGCTCGTCGGGTATCGGATCGGCGCCGCATTTGGCTGTCGAGATTTTTTCGTCCCGCGCCGGGTTCCAGGCGGTGCATGTTCCTTATCGAGGCAGTTCACAGTCGATTACCGATCTGATTGCCGGGCGGCTCGACTTCATGATTGATCCGGTGACGACAACGTTGCCCTACGTGCAAGCCGGGAAGCTGCGCGCCCTGGCCGTTTCTACACCCGAACGTCTGGCTGTGTTGCCAGATCTGCCTACCATTGCAGAATCAGGATACCCCGACTATGACGTGGGCGTCTGGAACACCATTGCAGTGAGGAAGGGTACGCCGCGGGCTGTCATCGAGCGCCTGGCCAGCGATTCGGCCCGTATTCTCTCATCTGAACAAATACGCAAGCGTTTGCAGGACGTGGGCGCAGTCCCTTTCGCCGCATCTCCTGAGGAGAGCCAGGCTTTCGTAGCGCGAGAACAGTCGAAGTACAAGCAGATCGTGCGTGACGCGAATCTCAAGGCAGAGTAA
- a CDS encoding SDR family oxidoreductase — protein sequence MDLGIQGRQAVVCAASSGLGFACAEALAREGVAVTLVGRDQTRLDLAAAQIVAVGGHLPVQTVVADLSDPLEYGDLASRTGIPDILVTNGGGPPVLYDSIGIGNDLWQSSMDSLFHGPVALINACVREMCARGFGRIVNISSAAVLSPKSGFALSVSPRAALITYCDLLAREVAKHNVTMNHLLPHSIETERLSANLAAEAAHRGISLEQLRAQRVSTIPVQRLGGVQEFAAYCAFLCGAQAGYVTGRKHVIDGGVNI from the coding sequence ATGGATCTCGGAATTCAAGGCCGGCAGGCCGTTGTATGTGCTGCCAGTAGCGGACTTGGTTTCGCCTGCGCCGAAGCGCTGGCACGCGAAGGTGTGGCGGTGACACTCGTGGGACGTGATCAGACCCGACTGGACCTAGCAGCAGCGCAGATCGTTGCAGTCGGCGGTCACCTTCCCGTGCAGACCGTTGTCGCGGATCTGTCTGATCCTCTGGAATACGGTGACCTGGCGAGTCGCACAGGTATTCCAGACATTCTTGTGACGAATGGTGGTGGCCCGCCTGTCCTGTACGACTCGATCGGCATCGGGAATGATTTATGGCAATCGTCCATGGACAGTCTGTTTCATGGCCCCGTGGCGTTAATCAATGCCTGCGTGAGGGAAATGTGCGCCCGGGGCTTCGGCCGCATCGTCAATATTTCCTCTGCTGCAGTGTTGAGCCCAAAGTCCGGATTTGCGTTGTCGGTATCACCACGAGCAGCCCTGATTACTTACTGCGATTTACTCGCGCGCGAAGTCGCAAAGCACAACGTGACCATGAATCATCTGCTGCCGCATAGCATCGAGACTGAACGGCTGAGCGCCAATCTGGCTGCGGAAGCGGCCCATCGTGGCATCAGTCTTGAACAATTGCGTGCACAGCGCGTATCAACCATTCCGGTTCAACGGCTGGGCGGCGTGCAGGAGTTTGCTGCGTACTGTGCGTTCCTGTGCGGCGCTCAGGCAGGCTATGTGACGGGCCGTAAACACGTTATTGATGGTGGAGTGAATATATGA
- a CDS encoding thiamine pyrophosphate-binding protein, producing MMSMTKTSQMAPVSVRGGELLVRCLIDQQVSLAFCVPGESYLDALDALYEQRERIRLIVCRHEAGAANMAEAYGKLTGRPGVCFVTRGPGATHASIAVHTAFEDETPLVVFVGQVARGHLGRGAFQEVDYRAVFGSMAKWVVQVDDAARMPEIVARAFQIAVSGRPGPVVVALPEDVLEARLFELPPSVRAWTPLHYGPAPTVMDKVSSELASSKKPLLIVGGGGWTPQASATLAEFAQTFCLPVIAEFRCQDYLDNRHDCYIGDLGLSTNPALVARVKESDLLLVLGGRLSEALTAGYRLVDTPRPRQRMIHVHADADELGRVYHADLLVPSLAETFLQSALGVRERLFCGDVPWKNWTAAARSDYLTFVAPTPEGGALNMAEVVATLDQVLEPDAIITNGAGNYTTWLHRHYRYKHFRSQLAPLNGAMGYGLPAAIAAKIHEPQRQVVCLAGDGCFLMNVQELETAVRYNASVVFVVVVNGSYGTIRAHQERRFPGRVYATDIGNPDFVALADSFGLAAERVLTHEAFAPALQRALEVGVPSLIELRTDIEQLSAQSRLSTVRDRALAAIREQIV from the coding sequence ATGATGAGTATGACTAAAACGAGCCAGATGGCGCCGGTATCGGTGCGTGGTGGTGAGCTACTGGTGCGTTGCCTGATTGACCAGCAGGTAAGCCTGGCTTTCTGTGTGCCTGGCGAGAGCTATCTGGACGCGTTGGATGCACTCTATGAGCAGCGTGAACGCATCCGCCTGATCGTATGCCGCCACGAAGCGGGCGCTGCCAATATGGCTGAGGCATACGGCAAACTAACTGGTCGACCGGGCGTATGTTTCGTCACCCGTGGCCCCGGTGCGACGCACGCGAGTATTGCGGTACATACGGCTTTTGAAGATGAGACCCCGCTGGTTGTATTCGTTGGGCAGGTAGCAAGGGGGCACCTGGGGCGTGGCGCATTTCAGGAGGTCGACTATCGGGCAGTGTTTGGCAGCATGGCCAAATGGGTCGTCCAAGTGGATGACGCAGCTCGCATGCCCGAAATTGTTGCCCGAGCCTTTCAGATTGCGGTGAGTGGCCGACCCGGCCCGGTTGTGGTGGCGCTGCCGGAAGACGTTCTTGAGGCTCGCCTTTTCGAGCTTCCACCGTCGGTGCGGGCCTGGACTCCGTTGCACTACGGCCCCGCGCCCACTGTCATGGACAAAGTGAGTAGTGAGCTGGCCAGTAGCAAGAAGCCGTTGCTGATCGTTGGTGGCGGCGGTTGGACTCCTCAGGCATCGGCGACGTTAGCCGAGTTTGCGCAGACGTTCTGCCTGCCGGTGATCGCGGAATTTCGTTGTCAGGATTATCTGGACAATCGTCACGACTGCTATATCGGTGACCTTGGACTTTCAACCAACCCTGCACTGGTGGCACGGGTGAAGGAAAGCGACCTGCTTCTTGTCCTGGGTGGTCGTCTGTCGGAAGCACTGACCGCTGGGTACCGTCTGGTTGATACGCCACGGCCTCGCCAGCGGATGATTCACGTGCATGCGGATGCCGACGAGCTGGGACGTGTTTATCATGCCGACCTGCTGGTGCCGTCTCTGGCGGAAACCTTTCTGCAGAGCGCGCTAGGCGTTCGTGAGCGGCTGTTCTGCGGCGATGTTCCCTGGAAAAACTGGACCGCCGCTGCCCGATCAGATTATCTGACGTTTGTTGCGCCCACGCCGGAAGGCGGTGCTTTGAATATGGCAGAGGTGGTTGCCACGCTGGATCAGGTGCTGGAGCCAGATGCGATCATCACCAATGGCGCGGGTAACTATACTACATGGCTGCACCGTCACTATCGGTACAAGCATTTTCGCAGTCAGCTTGCACCGCTGAATGGTGCCATGGGTTACGGTTTGCCTGCAGCGATTGCTGCCAAGATCCACGAGCCGCAACGCCAGGTGGTTTGCCTGGCGGGCGATGGTTGCTTTCTGATGAATGTTCAGGAACTGGAAACGGCAGTGCGATACAACGCGTCTGTCGTCTTCGTCGTAGTCGTGAACGGTTCGTATGGAACCATCCGTGCTCATCAGGAACGGCGATTCCCTGGCCGGGTTTACGCGACAGACATTGGCAATCCTGATTTCGTGGCGCTCGCCGACTCCTTCGGCCTGGCAGCCGAAAGGGTGCTGACGCATGAGGCGTTTGCACCGGCGCTGCAACGTGCACTTGAAGTCGGTGTGCCAAGTCTGATTGAGTTACGTACCGACATCGAACAACTCAGTGCCCAGAGCAGGCTGTCCACTGTACGAGATCGCGCTTTGGCAGCCATTCGAGAACAAATTGTTTAA
- a CDS encoding HpcH/HpaI aldolase family protein has product MITNPLVKKLAASQTVLGVAVRQARTVDVARIMKTAGYDFLFIDTEHTPVPADVVSQICQAALGTGIAPIVRTPNLERVHAIHALDSGAQGLVFPHVENADEARHIVDICRYAPIGHRSMAYGLPHVEFASHAPRELMDFINRETLIAVMLETPQAIEQCEAIAAVPGIDILHVGTQDLSAEMGIPGEVGADSIAQAIARVSRACSAHGKVLGVGGCYEPEFIQRYVNEAQARFFVVGSDLGYLLGAARAQVSKVRSSLEK; this is encoded by the coding sequence ATGATTACTAACCCACTTGTCAAAAAACTCGCTGCCTCGCAGACTGTTCTGGGTGTTGCGGTACGTCAGGCTCGCACGGTGGATGTCGCGCGGATTATGAAAACCGCGGGCTATGACTTTCTGTTCATTGACACGGAGCACACGCCGGTGCCTGCTGATGTCGTTAGCCAAATTTGCCAGGCTGCACTCGGAACAGGTATTGCGCCTATTGTGCGCACGCCCAACCTGGAGCGTGTCCACGCGATTCACGCCCTGGACAGCGGTGCACAGGGCCTGGTATTTCCACATGTGGAGAACGCGGACGAAGCGCGACACATTGTCGATATTTGCCGCTATGCGCCCATAGGTCATCGATCCATGGCCTATGGCCTGCCGCATGTGGAATTCGCAAGCCATGCTCCCCGGGAACTGATGGATTTCATCAACCGGGAGACGTTGATCGCTGTAATGCTCGAAACGCCGCAGGCCATCGAGCAATGCGAAGCCATCGCTGCCGTGCCAGGAATCGATATTCTCCACGTTGGCACTCAGGATCTGTCTGCCGAAATGGGTATACCGGGCGAGGTGGGTGCGGACAGTATTGCCCAGGCCATTGCGAGGGTCTCGCGCGCCTGCTCAGCCCATGGGAAAGTGCTGGGCGTAGGCGGTTGCTACGAACCTGAGTTCATTCAGCGGTATGTGAACGAAGCACAGGCAAGGTTCTTTGTGGTCGGCAGCGATCTCGGCTATTTGCTGGGTGCGGCCCGGGCTCAGGTCAGCAAAGTGCGTTCGTCACTTGAAAAGTAA
- a CDS encoding RraA family protein: protein MSDVNKRLQVAGASTVCAVLDMLGVSGTIVGLPAVQPGRSFAGPAFTVKASTGPLGTYDPSAFDIAMYADQAGPGQVIAIDAGGAAVSLAGGIAAQASARRGVAAWVVDGGMRDVDELGDTGIPIHVRYGLPVTGRTRVRIDQINGPIVIAGVAVEPMDVLVGDATGIGRVPFSQLDDVVKMADWITGRDRIASRLVSEGVSFSGAFKEATAEYTALHGPLGS from the coding sequence ATGAGCGACGTAAATAAGCGACTACAGGTCGCAGGTGCCAGCACGGTATGTGCAGTACTGGACATGCTTGGTGTTTCCGGCACGATTGTGGGGCTTCCGGCCGTTCAGCCTGGCCGCTCATTTGCCGGACCTGCCTTCACCGTAAAGGCGTCGACCGGACCATTGGGGACCTATGATCCCTCTGCGTTCGATATTGCCATGTATGCCGATCAAGCCGGCCCGGGCCAGGTGATCGCGATTGACGCAGGCGGCGCCGCCGTTTCGCTGGCGGGGGGCATTGCTGCGCAGGCGAGTGCCCGGCGAGGCGTCGCCGCCTGGGTTGTTGATGGTGGCATGCGTGATGTGGACGAACTCGGGGATACAGGAATTCCGATACATGTACGCTATGGATTGCCGGTCACTGGCCGCACCCGAGTTCGCATCGATCAGATCAACGGTCCCATTGTTATCGCTGGTGTTGCCGTCGAGCCGATGGACGTGCTCGTTGGCGATGCGACCGGGATCGGGCGTGTGCCTTTCAGCCAGCTTGACGATGTGGTGAAAATGGCCGACTGGATCACCGGCCGGGACCGGATCGCGAGCAGGCTGGTAAGTGAAGGGGTGTCGTTCTCTGGTGCATTCAAGGAAGCAACCGCAGAGTACACCGCGCTGCATGGTCCGTTGGGGAGTTGA
- a CDS encoding GMC family oxidoreductase: MTVTYSHIIVGGGPAGCVLANRLSASGANQVLLIEAGSDFQPGQEPEEILDVYPYRAAFNPDYQWRDMNASLMSTSADGASRTPVKPYIQPRVIGGGSSMNGEIGNRGLPADYDEWAARGAEGWDWEGVLPYFRKLETDMDYDGPLHGNAGPISISRVMPGEWPGFTNATMQAISAEGYHNIDDQNAVFKDGWFPMSLTTNRRSRSSAAMGYLDPSTRKRANLTIRSRTKVDRVLFEGRRAIGVQAGEERILARRVILSAGALESPAMLLRAGIGDIEQLQQAGIEVVHALPGVGQNLHEHPSIAMSSWIRPGHRLGKTPRRHVQAAWRYSSALPDCGQGDMFMVVVAKSAWHPIGRRIGSLFSWINKPYSTGWVRLNPDNPMARPEIAFQMLSDPRDMERMKLAVRRMWSLYCSREMQQASSDPFVATHGAMAKLVGSVNVRNWLMTLGPALLTEGPASLRKMVIDRLFSSGVNIQQALQDDAAMEEIIRKHTIGGYHPSGTCRMGSASDQGAVVSPIDGAVHGIEGLHVIDASVMPCVPRANTNVPTTMVAEKLAEGLIRGMH, encoded by the coding sequence ATGACAGTCACCTATAGCCACATCATCGTTGGCGGCGGACCCGCCGGGTGCGTCCTGGCAAACAGACTCTCGGCGTCGGGCGCGAACCAGGTGCTGCTGATCGAAGCCGGAAGCGATTTTCAGCCGGGACAGGAGCCTGAAGAGATCCTGGACGTTTATCCCTACCGCGCGGCCTTCAATCCAGACTACCAGTGGCGCGATATGAATGCGTCGCTCATGTCGACATCGGCAGATGGCGCTTCCCGAACGCCTGTGAAACCGTATATTCAGCCGCGCGTGATTGGTGGTGGTTCCAGCATGAACGGCGAGATCGGTAATCGGGGCTTACCGGCCGATTACGACGAATGGGCAGCCAGAGGCGCAGAAGGCTGGGACTGGGAAGGCGTCCTGCCCTACTTCCGCAAGTTGGAGACCGACATGGATTATGACGGCCCCCTGCACGGCAACGCCGGCCCGATCTCCATCAGCCGCGTGATGCCCGGGGAATGGCCCGGCTTCACCAACGCGACCATGCAGGCAATCAGCGCCGAGGGATATCACAACATTGATGACCAGAATGCGGTTTTTAAAGATGGCTGGTTTCCCATGTCGCTCACCACGAATCGCCGCTCCCGCAGCTCGGCAGCGATGGGCTATCTGGATCCAAGCACCCGGAAACGTGCGAATCTGACGATTCGTTCCCGCACCAAGGTCGATCGCGTGCTCTTCGAAGGACGGCGCGCCATTGGCGTGCAGGCTGGAGAAGAACGCATTCTGGCCAGGCGGGTTATTCTGTCAGCAGGAGCACTGGAAAGCCCGGCCATGCTATTGCGTGCAGGCATCGGTGACATCGAACAACTCCAACAGGCAGGCATAGAGGTCGTCCATGCCCTGCCCGGAGTAGGTCAGAACCTGCATGAGCATCCTTCCATCGCCATGTCCTCATGGATTCGACCAGGACACCGCCTGGGCAAAACGCCACGCCGCCACGTACAGGCAGCCTGGCGGTACTCATCAGCACTCCCGGACTGCGGGCAGGGTGACATGTTCATGGTCGTGGTCGCGAAATCCGCATGGCATCCCATCGGCAGACGTATCGGCTCGCTGTTCAGCTGGATCAATAAACCATATTCCACCGGCTGGGTTCGCTTAAATCCTGACAATCCCATGGCCCGCCCAGAGATTGCATTCCAGATGCTGTCAGACCCTCGCGACATGGAACGGATGAAGCTGGCCGTGCGTCGTATGTGGTCGCTTTATTGCTCCAGAGAAATGCAGCAAGCCAGCAGTGATCCTTTCGTTGCCACCCATGGTGCGATGGCCAAACTGGTGGGGAGCGTAAATGTGCGCAACTGGCTCATGACGCTGGGGCCGGCACTTTTGACCGAAGGACCTGCTTCGTTACGCAAAATGGTGATTGACCGGCTCTTTTCCAGTGGCGTGAATATACAGCAAGCGCTTCAGGACGATGCCGCGATGGAGGAAATTATCCGTAAGCACACCATAGGCGGCTACCATCCTTCCGGAACCTGCCGGATGGGCAGCGCAAGCGATCAAGGCGCCGTTGTCTCGCCCATAGACGGTGCGGTGCATGGGATAGAAGGACTACATGTGATCGATGCATCGGTGATGCCCTGCGTACCCCGAGCCAACACCAATGTGCCCACCACCATGGTGGCGGAAAAGCTGGCGGAGGGGTTGATCAGGGGGATGCATTAG